From Magnetococcales bacterium, the proteins below share one genomic window:
- a CDS encoding sigma-54-dependent Fis family transcriptional regulator: protein MVVVVDDEADLLLGLRLLLSHHGLGPVKTLSDSREVMPFLESACVAVLLLDMRMPHVSGMELLVQIRAHHPHIPVIMVTALQDVDTAVACMKNGAADYLIKPVEVERLIAAVRKAKELVGLRLHADTLKDYLLGGNLKHPEAFEGIVTCSQKMLGLFKYMESAARTGEPLLIQGETGTGKELFAQAFHALRRATGLLVPVNVAGLDDHMFADTLFGHTKGAFTGSQTSREGLVSKAARGTLFLDEIGDLSESSQLKLLRLLQEKKFEPLGSDASKNADVTIVAATNRDLRQRIQAGKFRADLYYRLSTHAIVIPPVRERQEDIPLLLDRFIKEISQTIGLIPPPTPHPQLVNLLEQYDFPGNVRELRSMVMDAVARHTQGVLFMEGFRHGVGRVVGKGVGSRPRSEDGATNNAPLYWAPGENPPTLKEAEAYLIGYALEKSHGNQGVAAAMLGLTRQALNQRITRRSNRPVQN, encoded by the coding sequence CTGGTGGTGGTGGTGGACGACGAGGCCGATCTGTTGTTGGGCCTGCGATTGTTGTTGAGCCATCATGGGCTGGGTCCGGTCAAGACCCTGAGCGACAGTCGCGAGGTGATGCCTTTTTTGGAGAGTGCGTGTGTCGCGGTGCTGCTTTTGGACATGCGCATGCCGCACGTTTCGGGCATGGAGTTGCTGGTGCAGATCAGGGCCCATCATCCCCATATTCCGGTGATCATGGTGACGGCGTTGCAGGATGTGGATACCGCTGTGGCGTGCATGAAAAATGGAGCGGCGGATTATCTGATCAAACCCGTGGAGGTGGAACGGTTGATTGCCGCGGTGCGCAAGGCCAAAGAGTTGGTGGGTTTGCGTCTGCATGCGGATACCTTGAAGGATTATCTGCTGGGCGGAAACCTGAAGCATCCGGAGGCGTTCGAGGGGATTGTGACGTGCAGTCAGAAAATGTTGGGTCTATTCAAATATATGGAGTCTGCCGCTCGCACCGGTGAGCCTCTTTTGATCCAGGGGGAGACCGGCACCGGCAAGGAGTTGTTTGCTCAAGCGTTTCATGCGTTGCGTCGGGCGACCGGTCTTTTGGTGCCGGTCAACGTGGCGGGACTGGATGACCACATGTTCGCCGATACCCTGTTTGGGCACACCAAAGGGGCTTTTACCGGGTCGCAGACCTCTCGGGAGGGATTGGTGAGCAAAGCCGCCCGCGGCACGTTGTTTCTGGACGAAATCGGTGATTTGTCCGAGTCCAGCCAGTTGAAATTGTTACGATTATTGCAGGAGAAGAAATTTGAGCCGTTGGGCTCCGATGCCTCCAAAAACGCTGACGTGACCATTGTCGCGGCCACCAACCGGGATTTGAGGCAACGGATTCAAGCCGGCAAGTTTCGCGCGGATCTTTATTATCGTTTGTCCACCCATGCCATCGTCATTCCTCCTGTGCGGGAACGCCAGGAGGATATTCCGTTGTTGTTGGATCGATTCATCAAAGAAATTTCTCAGACCATCGGATTGATCCCTCCGCCCACACCGCATCCCCAATTGGTGAATCTGCTGGAGCAATATGATTTTCCGGGTAATGTGCGTGAGCTGCGCTCCATGGTCATGGATGCGGTGGCCCGTCATACCCAGGGGGTTCTCTTCATGGAGGGGTTTCGGCATGGAGTGGGGCGTGTCGTCGGGAAAGGGGTGGGCAGTCGGCCTCGGTCAGAGGATGGCGCCACCAATAATGCCCCTCTGTATTGGGCTCCGGGGGAGAACCCCCCCACCCTCAAAGAGGCCGAAGCGTACCTGATCGGTTATGCCTTGGAAAAGAGCCATGGCAATCAAGGTGTTGCGGCGGCCATGCTCGGTTTGACCCGGCAGGCATTGAACCAAAGAATCACCCGTCGCAGCAACCGGCCTGTCCAGAATTGA
- a CDS encoding PAS domain-containing protein, translating into MWRQLNVREQKWGGYFLQVLLMIGMGSLLIFQMETIVEANDKLYRHPFQVSNAAQRTKSSLWKMQLIIRNLFNEQGFDPESDTWQAMKQQEIEFNTNLNVIGERFLGSSQLVRHIRQECVELRYMQQEVVDLVRLGNLPEAIQKEQEMSRERIVRLEHLINEVVSFAEYKALFFHQEVVRAQQKALWMSVLFVMVVSLIAVAITRRQFLHFVSLDATRQMAVVTLHRTLAALSLSESRLLGIINNSNALIYLKDMLGHHLLANRRFEELFRVKGQELGSKTVFDLMPEEIAISHWQHDRLVVQQQTLIEKELVVRDGDTQRTYLSVKFPMYDENGQLLGIGAIDTDITERKRTEDALRNFHELLESLFHTSHLSIAFLDREFNFIRVNRSYAEQCALDVAFFPGKNHFVQYPHPGNEAIFRRVVETGVPFTIEADPFRLPDHPEWGVTYWDWSLLPIRGADGQVERLILTLLDVTEKIANELQLWDTNRMLRTILDAIPIQVFWKDTQSIYLGCNRSFLDVAGLDHPDQVIGRSDDDMPWANLAEEYRRVDRLVIASQEGVYRREITIVRKDGSPGWGSVTKIPLRGKDHAIVGVLGAVEDITAIKQAAEERVRLQEQTYQNDRLASMGLLAAGIAHEVNNPNNIIMVNTNLLQVMWQDAQKILDGYYHRNGDFSFGGASYSETGETVMALMYGIEENARRIKAIINNMKMLARPQQQPIMQPVDLREILNRSALFLRERIRRHTNHFDTQWESCPHMVQGNPEQLFQVFTNLILNALQSLGTPQEAVAIAMAPDPLSRGVRVEIRDTGCGIAPEHLSRLGEAFFTTRPESGGMGLGFSITKRIITVHQGTLSVHSELGQGTRVTIVFPEWNSDFTRS; encoded by the coding sequence ATGTGGCGCCAGTTGAATGTTCGAGAGCAGAAATGGGGTGGTTATTTCCTGCAGGTCTTGCTGATGATCGGTATGGGATCCCTGTTGATTTTCCAGATGGAGACCATTGTTGAGGCCAATGACAAGCTTTACAGGCATCCGTTTCAGGTGAGCAATGCGGCCCAACGTACCAAGTCCTCTCTTTGGAAGATGCAGTTGATCATTCGCAATCTCTTCAACGAGCAGGGGTTTGATCCCGAGAGTGACACCTGGCAGGCCATGAAGCAGCAGGAGATTGAATTCAACACCAATTTGAATGTGATCGGGGAACGGTTTTTGGGCAGTTCGCAACTGGTGCGTCACATTCGGCAGGAGTGTGTCGAGTTGCGTTACATGCAGCAGGAGGTGGTGGATCTGGTGCGATTGGGCAATCTGCCGGAAGCGATCCAGAAAGAGCAGGAGATGAGCCGGGAGCGCATTGTGAGGCTGGAGCATCTGATCAACGAGGTGGTCAGCTTTGCGGAATACAAGGCCTTGTTTTTCCATCAGGAAGTGGTGCGTGCCCAGCAGAAGGCGCTTTGGATGAGTGTGTTGTTTGTGATGGTGGTCAGCCTGATTGCGGTGGCGATCACCCGCAGGCAATTTTTGCATTTTGTCTCGCTGGATGCGACCCGTCAGATGGCGGTGGTCACCTTGCATCGCACCTTGGCGGCGCTGTCGTTGAGCGAAAGCCGTTTGCTGGGCATTATCAATAATTCAAATGCTTTGATTTATCTGAAAGATATGCTGGGGCATCATCTGTTGGCCAATCGTCGTTTCGAGGAGTTGTTCCGGGTCAAGGGACAGGAGTTGGGCAGCAAGACCGTTTTTGATTTGATGCCCGAAGAGATCGCCATCAGCCATTGGCAGCATGACCGACTGGTTGTACAACAACAAACCCTGATCGAAAAAGAGCTGGTGGTGCGTGATGGGGATACACAACGTACCTATCTGTCCGTCAAGTTTCCCATGTATGACGAGAATGGCCAACTGTTGGGGATCGGTGCCATCGATACCGACATCACCGAGCGCAAACGTACCGAGGATGCCTTGCGCAACTTCCACGAACTGTTGGAAAGCCTGTTTCATACCAGTCATTTGTCCATTGCGTTTCTGGATCGGGAGTTCAACTTCATTCGGGTGAACCGCTCCTATGCCGAGCAATGTGCCCTGGATGTGGCGTTTTTTCCGGGAAAGAATCATTTTGTCCAGTATCCCCATCCGGGAAACGAGGCCATTTTCCGGCGGGTGGTGGAGACCGGCGTGCCGTTTACGATCGAGGCCGATCCGTTCAGGTTGCCCGATCATCCCGAATGGGGGGTGACCTATTGGGACTGGTCGCTGTTGCCCATTCGGGGGGCGGATGGGCAGGTGGAGCGGTTGATTCTGACCCTGCTGGATGTGACGGAAAAAATTGCAAATGAGTTGCAACTGTGGGACACCAACCGCATGTTGCGCACCATTCTGGACGCCATCCCGATTCAGGTGTTCTGGAAGGATACCCAGTCGATTTATCTGGGATGCAATCGATCTTTTCTGGATGTGGCGGGTTTGGATCATCCCGATCAGGTCATTGGCAGAAGCGATGATGACATGCCCTGGGCCAATCTGGCGGAGGAGTATCGTCGTGTTGATCGTCTTGTGATTGCAAGTCAGGAGGGGGTGTACAGGCGGGAGATTACCATCGTGAGAAAAGATGGTTCCCCGGGATGGGGATCGGTCACCAAGATTCCATTGCGGGGAAAAGATCATGCCATTGTGGGGGTGTTGGGGGCTGTCGAGGATATCACGGCCATCAAGCAGGCTGCCGAGGAGCGGGTGCGCTTGCAGGAGCAGACCTACCAGAACGACCGGTTGGCCTCGATGGGGCTGTTGGCGGCGGGCATTGCCCACGAGGTGAACAATCCAAACAATATCATCATGGTGAACACCAATCTGTTACAAGTCATGTGGCAGGATGCCCAGAAGATTCTGGATGGTTATTACCATCGCAACGGTGATTTTTCTTTCGGGGGCGCGTCCTACTCCGAGACGGGAGAGACCGTGATGGCCTTGATGTATGGCATCGAGGAGAATGCCCGGCGCATCAAGGCCATTATCAACAACATGAAAATGTTGGCGCGTCCGCAGCAGCAACCCATCATGCAACCGGTGGATCTGCGAGAGATTTTGAATCGTTCGGCATTGTTTTTGCGCGAAAGGATCAGGCGCCATACCAATCATTTCGACACGCAATGGGAATCCTGTCCACACATGGTGCAGGGCAATCCGGAGCAGTTGTTTCAGGTGTTCACCAATCTGATTTTGAATGCGTTGCAGTCCCTGGGTACTCCGCAAGAGGCGGTTGCCATCGCCATGGCGCCGGATCCGCTCTCCCGGGGTGTTCGGGTGGAAATCCGCGATACCGGGTGCGGCATCGCGCCGGAACATCTTTCCCGTCTCGGGGAGGCTTTTTTCACCACCCGTCCGGAGTCTGGGGGGATGGGGTTGGGATTTTCCATCACCAAGAGAATCATCACGGTGCATCAAGGTACGCTATCGGTCCATTCGGAGCTTGGCCAGGGTACCCGGGTGACCATCGTTTTTCCGGAGTGGAACAGTGATTTTACCAGATCCTGA
- a CDS encoding HlyD family type I secretion periplasmic adaptor subunit — MKEKPGEQSQAETGQEVGQPASGSGGRSVGLWRRIWTRVWTRRSERVVPDAIPFQVGIDVIIAENPTFLLMSVFYLVIGMLVSALVISSLVEVEMIVVANGRLTTDTPPLQLQPMERAIIRELKVKAGDMVTKGQILATFDATFAHADLSSLLAQQQALQVQIRRLEHEINNTPFEIGASPNQDERLQSALLTKRQAQYQSRLLMFDEEIQRLQANIRSTEDERVSLATLLKISKDVEGMRDTLQKSGTGSQLQYQDSKVNRVRTEQAHQEAGNRLVEMRHNLAAKKAERQTFVDEWTRQLLDRLIEARTESAKLNELVIKARRMSDMEVMTSPVDGVVLDVAKRATGSVLNPAELLITIVPADAVLIAEIMLDSIDVGYVGNGDKVVIKVSAFPYQRHGVLEGRLQFVSQESFQGVNDGRESAARNAGGAFHVGRVKLTKTDLEHLPEGARLIRGMTLTADIKVGSRLLITYFLYTLTSIMDESLKER; from the coding sequence ATGAAGGAAAAACCAGGGGAGCAGAGCCAGGCCGAGACGGGCCAGGAGGTGGGACAACCCGCCTCGGGTTCTGGTGGACGGTCGGTCGGGTTGTGGCGGAGAATCTGGACACGGGTGTGGACCAGACGCTCCGAACGGGTGGTGCCGGACGCCATTCCCTTTCAGGTGGGCATCGATGTCATCATCGCGGAGAATCCGACTTTTTTGTTGATGTCGGTGTTTTATCTGGTGATCGGCATGCTGGTGTCGGCTTTGGTGATTTCTTCTTTGGTGGAGGTGGAGATGATCGTGGTGGCCAATGGCCGCCTGACCACCGATACCCCGCCGTTGCAGCTTCAGCCCATGGAACGGGCGATCATCCGCGAATTGAAGGTCAAGGCTGGGGACATGGTGACCAAGGGACAGATCCTGGCCACCTTCGACGCCACCTTCGCCCATGCCGATCTGTCATCGCTTCTGGCCCAGCAGCAGGCCCTTCAGGTGCAGATCCGGCGTCTGGAACACGAAATCAACAACACCCCCTTTGAAATCGGCGCCTCCCCCAACCAGGACGAACGGTTGCAGTCGGCGTTGTTGACCAAGCGTCAAGCCCAGTATCAGTCCCGTTTGCTGATGTTCGATGAGGAGATTCAACGCCTTCAAGCCAACATCCGCTCCACCGAGGATGAACGGGTCTCTTTGGCCACGCTCCTGAAAATCTCCAAGGATGTGGAAGGGATGCGGGATACGCTTCAAAAGAGCGGCACCGGCAGTCAGTTGCAGTATCAGGACTCCAAGGTGAACCGGGTGCGCACCGAACAGGCCCATCAGGAGGCGGGCAACCGTCTGGTGGAGATGCGACACAATCTGGCCGCCAAAAAGGCGGAGCGTCAGACCTTTGTGGACGAGTGGACTCGGCAGTTGCTGGATCGGTTGATCGAGGCGCGCACCGAGTCGGCCAAGCTCAATGAACTGGTGATCAAGGCCCGGCGGATGAGCGACATGGAGGTGATGACCTCGCCGGTGGATGGGGTGGTGCTGGATGTGGCCAAACGGGCCACCGGATCGGTGCTGAATCCGGCGGAACTGCTGATCACCATTGTGCCGGCGGACGCGGTACTGATCGCCGAGATCATGCTGGACTCCATCGACGTGGGGTATGTGGGCAACGGTGACAAGGTGGTGATCAAGGTGAGCGCGTTTCCCTATCAGCGCCACGGAGTGTTGGAGGGACGTTTGCAGTTTGTGAGTCAGGAGTCCTTCCAGGGGGTCAACGATGGCCGGGAGAGTGCGGCGCGCAATGCCGGCGGGGCGTTTCATGTGGGTCGGGTCAAGCTGACCAAGACCGATCTGGAGCATCTCCCGGAAGGGGCGCGGTTGATTCGTGGCATGACACTCACCGCCGATATCAAGGTGGGATCCCGATTGCTGATCACCTATTTCCTGTACACCCTGACCAGCATTATGGATGAAAGCCTCAAGGAGCGTTAG
- a CDS encoding peptidase domain-containing ABC transporter has product MSPFLSALRCLFLVCRHHGVDVTPEQLLGAREADIVGSILRLMQEVGLKGALLTGRKWKELSGLGSAYPVMAETRSGHWLIVSRVALAADGVPSATVMDPRSEQTGTVVVTRKEFEADWSGNLLLCRREHEPEVERQPFGLRWFMPEILNQRKLLRNVAIAALLSSVLSLAMPMFFNIMIDRVIPHQSRQTLLTLIFILLVVMLFEALFSYVRQYLMLVATNKIDARLLSRSFHHLLHLPMPFFENTTTGILIRHMQQTEVVRNFLTGTLFHTLLDAATLPLLLLGLTMYSGLLTLVVLLFTLAIAAVIGVMLPTFRSHLEGLYNAEGLRQADLVETIHGMRAVKSMALEPLRKASWDRKVAVSILSRARVGGIGIKATVLTGALQSCMQVAIIGVGAMEVFDNSLSLGALVAFNMLSGRVTGPLVQIVGLINEYQQTALAVRMLGSVMNHPPERDPNQRGIRMPITGAIEFSNISFRYEKAVLPALKRVSFKVEEGRMIGVVGRSGSGKTTLTRLLQGIHTAQEGLIHLNGHDIRHFDLAHLRRSIGVVLQDNILFRGTIRENIAAGRPEATLIEVIEAARLAGADEFIDRLPHSYETWVEENASNFSGGQRQRIAIARALLLSPRLLIFDEATSALDPESEAIIRQSLDKISAGRTMIIVSHRLSSLVSADAILVLDKGEVVDFATHEELLERCDIYRHLWDQQTSHTTHGRGA; this is encoded by the coding sequence ATTTCCCCGTTTTTATCGGCCTTGCGGTGTTTGTTTCTGGTGTGTCGGCATCACGGCGTGGATGTCACCCCGGAGCAGTTGCTCGGTGCGCGGGAGGCGGATATCGTCGGCTCGATTTTGCGGCTGATGCAGGAGGTGGGGCTGAAAGGAGCCTTGCTCACCGGTCGCAAATGGAAGGAACTCTCCGGACTGGGCAGCGCCTATCCGGTGATGGCCGAAACCCGCAGCGGTCATTGGTTGATCGTCAGTCGGGTGGCACTGGCGGCCGACGGGGTGCCGAGTGCCACGGTGATGGACCCCAGAAGCGAACAGACCGGCACCGTGGTGGTGACCCGCAAGGAGTTCGAGGCGGATTGGAGCGGCAATCTCTTGCTGTGTCGGCGGGAGCACGAACCGGAAGTGGAGCGTCAGCCTTTCGGGTTGCGCTGGTTCATGCCGGAGATTCTCAATCAGCGCAAGCTGCTGCGCAATGTGGCCATCGCAGCGTTGCTGTCGAGCGTGTTGAGCCTGGCCATGCCGATGTTCTTCAACATCATGATCGACCGGGTGATCCCACATCAAAGCCGTCAGACCCTGTTGACCCTGATTTTCATCCTATTGGTGGTGATGCTGTTCGAGGCGTTGTTCAGCTATGTGCGACAGTATCTGATGCTGGTGGCCACCAACAAGATCGACGCCCGCTTGTTGTCCCGATCGTTTCACCATCTGCTGCATCTGCCGATGCCGTTTTTTGAAAACACCACCACCGGTATTTTGATCCGTCACATGCAGCAGACCGAGGTGGTGCGCAATTTTTTGACGGGAACCCTGTTTCACACCCTGCTGGATGCCGCCACTTTGCCGTTGCTGCTCCTGGGCCTGACCATGTACAGCGGCCTCCTCACCCTGGTGGTGTTGCTGTTCACCCTGGCCATCGCGGCGGTGATCGGGGTGATGCTCCCCACCTTCCGCAGTCATCTGGAGGGGCTTTACAATGCCGAAGGGTTGCGGCAGGCGGATCTGGTGGAGACCATCCACGGCATGCGAGCGGTCAAGTCCATGGCCCTGGAACCGTTGCGCAAGGCGTCGTGGGATCGCAAGGTGGCAGTATCGATTCTGAGTCGCGCCAGAGTGGGGGGAATCGGCATCAAGGCCACGGTGCTGACCGGTGCCTTGCAATCGTGCATGCAGGTGGCCATCATCGGCGTGGGAGCCATGGAGGTGTTCGACAACTCCTTGAGCCTCGGGGCGCTGGTGGCCTTCAACATGCTTTCCGGTCGGGTGACCGGGCCTTTGGTGCAGATCGTCGGTTTGATCAACGAATACCAACAAACCGCCCTGGCCGTGCGCATGCTCGGTTCGGTGATGAACCATCCCCCGGAACGGGATCCGAATCAACGGGGCATCCGCATGCCCATTACCGGGGCCATCGAGTTCAGCAACATCTCCTTCCGCTACGAAAAGGCGGTGCTGCCCGCGTTGAAACGGGTGTCCTTCAAGGTGGAAGAGGGACGCATGATCGGCGTGGTGGGTCGGTCGGGCTCCGGCAAGACCACCCTGACCCGTCTGCTTCAGGGGATCCACACCGCCCAGGAGGGGTTGATCCACCTCAACGGCCACGACATCCGCCATTTCGATTTGGCCCATCTGCGCCGCAGCATCGGGGTGGTGTTGCAGGACAATATTCTCTTCCGGGGCACGATCCGGGAAAACATCGCCGCGGGCCGACCCGAGGCCACCTTGATCGAGGTGATCGAGGCGGCCCGTCTGGCCGGGGCCGACGAGTTCATCGACCGTTTGCCCCACTCCTACGAAACCTGGGTGGAGGAGAACGCCTCCAACTTCTCCGGTGGACAACGGCAGCGGATCGCCATTGCCCGGGCGTTGCTGCTGAGTCCCCGATTGTTGATCTTCGACGAGGCCACCAGCGCCCTGGATCCGGAAAGCGAGGCGATCATCCGTCAAAGCCTCGACAAGATTTCGGCGGGACGCACCATGATCATCGTCTCCCATCGACTCTCCTCCCTGGTCTCCGCCGACGCCATTTTGGTGCTCGACAAGGGAGAGGTGGTGGATTTCGCCACCCACGAAGAGTTGCTGGAACGCTGCGACATCTATCGCCATCTGTGGGATCAACAGACCAGTCACACCACGCACGGCAGGGGTGCTTGA